A stretch of Candidatus Symbiobacter mobilis CR DNA encodes these proteins:
- a CDS encoding FecR family protein → MHALTKLESKWDSRLRSTLRGLAGCIAALPMLAIAATAVPQAAPATPAGVVEFARGVGFAQTKEQTPRTLGKGMALSEGDRLTTSDGAAAIIRMEDGTRMTLRPNTEMVVQKYQYREGNAENGMVMQLLRGGFRAITGLISKNAPNAARVRTATATVGIRGTDFDARLCGAECREESAQVKVSARPNHVHASAKVVTATGTLHAVDASGKQRVVVEGASVYAGDTLVTGADGRAVLVFRDDSRMTLGGNTRFRVESFVYDEKNPQEGNFLVSLVRGSLRALTGLIGKANQKSVQFKTPTATIGIRGTGLDLECPDTAQSKDPLCNFYAWQGTVEVRPVGMDAAHVLQVGQGVQIGRDHHKPLTAPTLESIPRPDKVPVDLKQLFTSGDVKAEDEGLFVYVRDGHIEVISKTEQKLHLGRGETGFAGASGNTGRPAVTPLFIQFDKVPMPNQANPMLYTVLSEVNKPSSNQCR, encoded by the coding sequence ATGCACGCGCTAACTAAGCTGGAAAGCAAGTGGGACAGCCGACTACGCAGCACGCTGCGCGGGCTGGCAGGGTGCATCGCGGCGTTGCCAATGCTGGCAATTGCGGCGACTGCTGTGCCGCAAGCTGCGCCAGCCACCCCGGCTGGCGTGGTGGAGTTCGCGCGCGGGGTCGGTTTTGCGCAGACGAAGGAGCAAACGCCGCGCACGCTGGGTAAGGGCATGGCGTTGAGCGAAGGCGACCGGCTGACGACTTCCGACGGCGCGGCGGCCATCATCCGTATGGAAGATGGAACGAGGATGACGCTGCGGCCCAACACCGAAATGGTGGTGCAGAAATACCAGTACCGCGAAGGCAATGCCGAAAACGGCATGGTGATGCAATTGCTGCGCGGGGGGTTCCGCGCCATCACCGGGCTGATCAGCAAAAACGCGCCCAATGCAGCCAGGGTGCGAACGGCGACGGCGACGGTCGGCATACGCGGAACGGACTTCGACGCACGGCTGTGCGGCGCGGAATGCCGCGAGGAATCCGCGCAAGTGAAGGTGTCGGCCCGGCCCAACCACGTTCACGCCAGCGCCAAGGTGGTGACGGCGACGGGAACGCTCCACGCGGTGGATGCCAGCGGAAAGCAGCGGGTCGTGGTGGAAGGCGCCAGCGTGTATGCAGGGGACACGCTGGTAACGGGCGCCGATGGCCGTGCGGTGCTGGTGTTTCGGGATGACAGCCGGATGACGCTGGGCGGGAACACGCGGTTCCGGGTGGAAAGCTTTGTCTACGACGAAAAGAACCCGCAAGAGGGGAATTTCCTCGTCTCGCTCGTGCGGGGTTCGCTGCGTGCATTGACGGGGCTGATTGGCAAAGCCAACCAAAAAAGTGTCCAGTTCAAGACGCCGACCGCGACGATCGGCATCCGTGGAACGGGGTTGGATTTGGAATGCCCGGACACAGCACAATCGAAAGACCCGCTGTGCAACTTCTATGCGTGGCAGGGCACGGTAGAAGTACGGCCCGTGGGCATGGATGCAGCGCATGTGCTGCAAGTGGGGCAGGGGGTGCAGATAGGCCGCGATCACCATAAGCCACTGACTGCCCCGACGCTGGAGAGCATCCCGAGGCCCGACAAGGTGCCCGTCGATCTCAAACAATTGTTTACGAGTGGGGACGTGAAGGCTGAAGACGAAGGGTTGTTCGTCTACGTGCGTGACGGGCATATCGAAGTCATTTCCAAGACCGAGCAAAAGCTCCACCTGGGGCGCGGGGAGACGGGGTTTGCAGGGGCAAGCGGCAACACTGGCCGCCCGGCAGTCACGCCGCTGTTCATCCAGTTCGACAAAGTGCCGATGCCGAACCAGGCCAACCCGATGCTCTACACGGTGTTGAGCGAGGTCAACAAGCCATCCAGCAACCAATGCCGGTAG
- a CDS encoding ShlB/FhaC/HecB family hemolysin secretion/activation protein, with protein sequence MNRSSLCTLALFLGALPWAAQAQNISAQPVAPSPVAPPTAAVSAPQGAAAPEEPALAQPTGATAKFRILGYDVEGDNPIPVAESERIMAPFVSEQATLLTLQQATATFEAAMKERGYPLHRVALPPQDLGGRVKLVIVKFVIGKVTVEGNQQYSEANIRASVPELQSGAVPNFTKLSVQTAISNENPGKQMQVSLKESEEADKIDVKLLVKESRSWGLAAGLTNTGTEATGKDRYTLIGNHANLFGIDHQFSGAFTTSLERGKDVQQLGLNYRIPFYAYGGVLGLSYTESDVVGSFGTFHSTGAGRTAGLNYSYYAAPVGGWKSYWTVGLDQKTFAPTKINKIVLPGQVERVSKPLTVGYTAKVESDAMVWGFNVDMAFNTSQGDAGSLAAYQAEDPRVQKTRWKALRAGANLMSALSKGWLWSAKGQLQYSPTALISGEQFGIGGTTSVRGTDERPVSGDSGASFGVELTSPEWWEGVRTIGFFDTGWVHNRAEEVNPSKLRNDQLTSVGLGLRYVNGPYAVNLDWGVLVKGSSQPETAGSTVPRSGDQKIHWNLQARF encoded by the coding sequence ATGAATCGATCTTCCCTTTGCACTCTTGCCCTGTTCCTGGGGGCGCTTCCCTGGGCTGCGCAGGCGCAGAACATTTCCGCGCAACCCGTCGCTCCCAGCCCTGTTGCGCCGCCTACCGCAGCGGTATCCGCACCGCAGGGGGCTGCCGCCCCCGAAGAACCCGCGTTGGCGCAGCCGACGGGGGCGACGGCGAAGTTCCGTATCTTGGGGTACGACGTGGAAGGCGACAACCCGATCCCCGTCGCCGAATCGGAGCGGATCATGGCGCCCTTCGTCAGCGAGCAGGCGACGTTGCTGACCTTGCAGCAGGCCACGGCGACGTTCGAGGCGGCGATGAAAGAGCGCGGCTACCCCTTGCACCGCGTCGCGCTGCCGCCGCAAGATTTGGGCGGGCGGGTCAAGCTCGTCATCGTCAAGTTCGTGATCGGCAAGGTCACGGTCGAAGGCAACCAGCAGTACAGCGAGGCCAATATCCGCGCCAGCGTTCCCGAATTGCAATCCGGCGCGGTGCCGAACTTCACCAAGCTGTCTGTGCAAACCGCCATCAGCAACGAAAACCCCGGCAAGCAGATGCAGGTGTCGCTGAAGGAGTCGGAAGAAGCAGACAAGATCGACGTCAAGCTGCTGGTCAAGGAAAGCCGATCCTGGGGTCTGGCTGCGGGGTTGACGAACACGGGAACCGAGGCGACGGGCAAGGATCGCTATACCTTGATAGGCAACCACGCGAATCTTTTTGGTATCGATCACCAGTTTTCTGGGGCGTTCACCACCTCGCTCGAACGTGGCAAGGACGTGCAGCAGCTTGGGCTGAACTACCGGATTCCGTTCTATGCCTACGGTGGGGTGCTGGGGTTGAGCTATACCGAATCGGATGTGGTCGGTAGCTTTGGCACCTTTCACAGCACGGGCGCCGGGCGCACTGCGGGGTTGAATTACAGCTACTACGCCGCGCCCGTTGGGGGCTGGAAAAGCTATTGGACGGTCGGGTTGGATCAAAAAACCTTTGCGCCTACCAAGATCAACAAAATCGTTCTACCCGGGCAGGTGGAACGGGTGAGCAAGCCGTTGACGGTGGGCTATACCGCGAAGGTGGAGTCCGATGCCATGGTCTGGGGCTTCAATGTGGACATGGCGTTCAACACCTCCCAAGGCGATGCGGGCAGTCTGGCGGCGTACCAGGCCGAAGACCCCCGCGTCCAGAAAACCCGATGGAAGGCGCTGCGCGCCGGGGCGAATTTGATGTCCGCGCTGAGCAAGGGTTGGCTGTGGAGCGCGAAAGGGCAGTTGCAATACAGCCCGACCGCGCTGATTTCCGGCGAACAGTTTGGCATTGGCGGAACCACCTCGGTACGCGGTACCGACGAGCGGCCCGTCTCTGGCGACAGTGGTGCCAGCTTCGGCGTGGAATTGACCAGCCCCGAATGGTGGGAAGGCGTGCGAACGATTGGGTTCTTCGATACCGGCTGGGTACACAACCGCGCGGAAGAGGTCAACCCCAGCAAATTGCGCAACGACCAGCTCACCAGCGTGGGCCTGGGGTTGCGTTACGTCAACGGGCCGTATGCGGTGAACCTGGATTGGGGGGTGCTCGTCAAAGGCAGCAGCCAGCCGGAGACAGCAGGATCGACCGTCCCCCGATCAGGCGACCAGAAGATTCATTGGAATTTGCAGGCGCGGTTTTAA